TGTTGCGAAAGCGCGAAGCGGGGTACGCGTGGCGTATGCTGGGCAGGATTTCTACAGGATTTTTGCATGAAGCTGTCATGTCTCGTCCGCCTGGCTGCCCTGTCAACACTGTTCACGATAGGTTTACTGCTAAGTGCCTGCCATCAGGACAAGCAGCAACCGTGGCAATTGACCGATATCTCCGGACATATGCCGGACCTGTCTTTCCGCCTCACCGATGATCAGGGCAAGGCGGTTACCGCGGCCGATTATCATGGCAAGGTCGCCCTGCTCTACTTCGGCTACACCCATTGTCCCGATGTGTGCCCGCTGACGTTGGCGCACCTGCATGTCGTGATGCAGCAACTTGGCAAACAGGCTGATGATGTACGCATCCTTTTCGTCAGCGTCGATCCAATCCGCGATACACCGGCCGTACTGCACGATTACGTGCGCGCTTTCGATCCACATGCTGTTGGCCTGACCGGTTCGCCGGCCGATATCGAAACCCTAAGCAAGCGTTATCGCGCGGCGTTCACTCGCGAACCCGGCAAGGCCGACGGCAGCTACGATGTTAGTCACAGTTCCGGCATCTACGTGTTTGATGGTGACGGCAAAGCTCGGCTACTGGCCACGCCCACCGATGCTCGGGACAAGCTGGTGCATGATCTGCATCGGTTGTTGGTGCCAGGGAGTACATGAACATGCGATACGTAGTCTTGCTGCTGGCGACAGCCTTGCTCTCCATTGGAAACCTCCACGCATCACAAGCCGACCACGTGACGACCAGCCACGCCTGGATCCGCCTGTTGCCCGTCAAGCTTCCTGCTAGCGGCTATGTCACCTTGCAGAACCATAGCGCCACTGCCGTCACCCTCGTTTCGGCACATAGCAGCGCCTATGCCTTCGTGAGGCTGCATCAAAGCACGGTAGCAAGCAGCGGCATGAGCAACATGAGCATGGTCGCGCAACTGGATATACCCGCACAGGGCAAGGTCACGCTGGCACCGGCTGGCTATCACCTGATGCTGGAAGATCCCCATCGCGCACTGGAGCCCGGCGATATCGTGGATATCACCCTGGATTTTTCGGATGGGAGCCAATTACCGGTGCATTTTCTGGTACGCCCAGCCAATGCTGATTCGAATTGAGAGCCTGCTGCACGTCATCAACCACTGCCGACGGAAACAGCTTTCGCCGCAGACTGCCGCGTAAGCAACTGGCGGCGAAGGCGACCAGTACGCGATAACCGAAGCCATTGGCGCATCGCCAGCAGGCCGCCAACGGTTTCAATGGTGGCGGCAGGCACCCAGATGATGATGCCGCCAATCAACTGCCCGGTGAACACGTTGAACTGGAACGCGCGCCCGCAGATTTCGAAAATGGGATACAGGTCAGTCTTGGAGAAAGTAATGATGGCGCCAGCCAGAATCTGCGGCGCCATGGTGATGCCGGGTGACAACACGCGCAGTCCCGGCAGCATGCGCCCTGGTGGGCGCGGTCTATGATCAAGGATCAGCCACCAGTAGATGAAGCCGCTGACGATCATCGACCAGTTCATGAAGCGGTACACGCGCCAGTCGAGCATGGCCAGCGTCTGCATGGGAGTGATCAGCCAGATCAGGACGAAGACCACAAACAGCACTGTCGCCACCGCCGGATTCAGCAGCACAGCGCTGATCAGCCGCCATGGCCAACTACGTAACGCAGGGCGAAGCACGCGCACCCGCACGTTGAGCGGCAAACCTGCCCGCAATACCGATCTCGGATAAGACGCGACGATCACCAACGGCGCCAAATGGTGCAACAGCAACTGTTGGATACGGTGCATGAAGAATTCATGCTCCGCATAGAAATCGAAATAGGTCTGCAGGCTCAGATAGACCACCACCATGCCGGTCCAGAATGCCAGCCGTCGGCCAAAGCTCACCGGTAACCGGTGGCAACCGCGCCAATACAGCACGCACGCGGTGAGGAAGCTCGCAAGGAATACCCACGAGAATTCCCAGGGCACCATCCATTTTAGCAACGCGGCAATCATCGACCCGACACACCCCTCAGCAGCAACGGCAACCCAACTTAGTTCATCAAATGAGTAGGGCGTGAGCCCCATGACACTAGGCCCGCTGACGCCGATTGCGTCGCGTGCGGCGCCAGCCATAAAGCAAGCCGATGATGGTGATCAGCAACGGTAGCACCACGATATTGATCACCTTCAACCGCGTTCCCAGCGCATCGATTTCGGCGTTGAGTTGGTGCTGCACGTCGCGCAACTCTTTGCTGATGGCAAGCTGGCGCCGTAGGAACTGCTCGATCTCCTGCTTCTGCTCGGCATTGGTGGACGTGTCGCGATCGCCTTTTACCGGCTGCAATTCGCTCAAGCGCAGCTTGGTGTCCGCCAGCTCGCTTTCCAACTCCTGTTTCTTTTGCAGGAATTTGCGATCAGCCGCATGTCGCAACGCATCCACGCGCGTGAACGATCGCTGCGAACTGGAGCGACCGCGAATGGAAAGCAGCGTCGACGAACCACTAAGGCTGTCGACCAGGTTG
The sequence above is a segment of the Dyella sp. M7H15-1 genome. Coding sequences within it:
- a CDS encoding SCO family protein; translated protein: MKLSCLVRLAALSTLFTIGLLLSACHQDKQQPWQLTDISGHMPDLSFRLTDDQGKAVTAADYHGKVALLYFGYTHCPDVCPLTLAHLHVVMQQLGKQADDVRILFVSVDPIRDTPAVLHDYVRAFDPHAVGLTGSPADIETLSKRYRAAFTREPGKADGSYDVSHSSGIYVFDGDGKARLLATPTDARDKLVHDLHRLLVPGST
- a CDS encoding copper chaperone PCu(A)C; the protein is MRYVVLLLATALLSIGNLHASQADHVTTSHAWIRLLPVKLPASGYVTLQNHSATAVTLVSAHSSAYAFVRLHQSTVASSGMSNMSMVAQLDIPAQGKVTLAPAGYHLMLEDPHRALEPGDIVDITLDFSDGSQLPVHFLVRPANADSN
- a CDS encoding cytochrome c oxidase assembly protein, producing MIAALLKWMVPWEFSWVFLASFLTACVLYWRGCHRLPVSFGRRLAFWTGMVVVYLSLQTYFDFYAEHEFFMHRIQQLLLHHLAPLVIVASYPRSVLRAGLPLNVRVRVLRPALRSWPWRLISAVLLNPAVATVLFVVFVLIWLITPMQTLAMLDWRVYRFMNWSMIVSGFIYWWLILDHRPRPPGRMLPGLRVLSPGITMAPQILAGAIITFSKTDLYPIFEICGRAFQFNVFTGQLIGGIIIWVPAATIETVGGLLAMRQWLRLSRTGRLRRQLLTRQSAAKAVSVGSG